In Psychrobacter immobilis, a single genomic region encodes these proteins:
- a CDS encoding FAD binding domain-containing protein: MKRFEYSRATAPEQAAQSASVKDASFIAGGTNLLDLMKLEIETPIKLVDITRLALAQIEKTTDGGLRIGTLVTNSDLAAHPEVIAHYPVLSRAILAGATGQLRNRATTGGNLLQRTRCYYFYQTDSACNKRKPGSGCPAINGENRTLAILGTSESCIAQHPSDMAVAMRSLDATVETLKTDGSTRKIAIKDFYCLPKNTPHIENVLESGELITHVVLPAPIKGVHTYDKVRDRASYAFALVSCAAIIDVTDNGRLDTVRLAFGGIGTEPWRNESVEALLMGTDGNENIIKQAADLLLKEAKGSGQNDFKIPLTRRLLKQVIQRALAGKGA, encoded by the coding sequence ATGAAACGCTTTGAATATAGCCGTGCTACCGCGCCAGAGCAAGCAGCCCAATCTGCTAGTGTAAAAGACGCCTCATTTATCGCAGGGGGTACCAACCTTTTAGACTTAATGAAGTTAGAGATTGAGACGCCAATTAAGCTGGTGGATATCACTCGCTTAGCATTAGCTCAAATTGAGAAGACTACAGATGGTGGCCTACGCATCGGTACGCTAGTGACCAATAGTGATTTGGCCGCGCATCCTGAGGTCATTGCCCATTACCCAGTGCTATCACGGGCGATTTTGGCAGGTGCGACAGGACAGTTGCGCAATAGAGCGACGACGGGCGGTAATCTACTACAGCGTACTCGTTGTTATTATTTTTACCAGACGGATAGTGCTTGCAATAAGCGCAAGCCAGGTTCTGGTTGCCCAGCTATCAATGGTGAAAATCGTACCTTGGCAATTTTAGGTACTAGCGAGTCCTGTATTGCCCAGCATCCATCTGATATGGCCGTCGCGATGCGCTCATTAGATGCCACTGTTGAGACGTTAAAAACGGATGGTTCAACGCGTAAAATCGCGATTAAAGACTTTTATTGTTTGCCAAAAAATACACCACATATCGAAAACGTTTTAGAGTCTGGTGAGCTTATCACTCATGTGGTGTTGCCAGCGCCCATCAAAGGCGTGCACACTTATGACAAAGTGCGTGATCGCGCGTCCTATGCTTTTGCCTTAGTGTCTTGTGCAGCGATCATAGACGTGACTGATAATGGGCGTTTGGACACAGTGCGCCTAGCATTCGGTGGTATTGGTACTGAACCATGGCGTAACGAATCCGTTGAGGCGTTGTTAATGGGTACTGATGGCAACGAAAATATCATTAAACAAGCAGCGGACTTATTATTAAAAGAGGCTAAAGGTAGTGGTCAAAATGATTTCAAAATACCACTGACTCGTCGTCTACTCAAACAAGTTATTCAACGCGCATTAGCGGGCAAGGGAGCATAA
- a CDS encoding 2Fe-2S iron-sulfur cluster-binding protein, translating to MSTLNLTINKQDYQLDNLDPRTTLLDVCRQHLKITGPKKGCDHGQCGACTILINGRRVNACLTLAVMHDGDEITTIEGIGMPESLSELQQAFKDNDAFQCGYCTPGQICSATALIDEIKQNWPSHVTTDLQNPDGLLVQEIAERMSGNICRCSAYPNIIKAISQVLENEMNDSSKTDTAQKSEVTGIWSPPPSEAQLGSQTTNHNTISNTSGGRS from the coding sequence ATGTCTACCTTGAACTTAACCATTAATAAGCAAGATTATCAGCTCGACAATCTTGATCCACGCACGACATTACTCGATGTCTGTCGTCAGCACCTCAAAATTACGGGGCCTAAAAAAGGTTGTGACCATGGTCAATGTGGCGCTTGTACCATACTTATCAATGGGCGTAGGGTCAATGCCTGTTTGACCTTAGCAGTTATGCACGATGGTGATGAGATTACCACGATTGAAGGTATTGGCATGCCCGAATCATTATCGGAGCTACAACAAGCCTTTAAAGATAATGATGCGTTTCAATGTGGTTACTGTACCCCTGGGCAAATTTGTTCAGCAACAGCGCTGATCGATGAAATTAAACAAAACTGGCCCAGTCATGTCACTACAGATTTGCAAAATCCTGATGGATTGCTGGTGCAAGAAATCGCTGAGCGTATGAGTGGCAATATTTGCCGCTGTTCTGCTTATCCCAATATTATTAAGGCCATTTCACAAGTTTTAGAAAATGAAATGAATGATTCATCTAAAACTGACACAGCACAAAAATCAGAGGTGACGGGTATTTGGTCGCCACCACCTAGTGAAGCGCAATTAGGAAGCCAAACGACGAACCATAACACTATAAGTAATACGTCAGGAGGTCGCTCATGA
- the nfsB gene encoding oxygen-insensitive NAD(P)H nitroreductase: MKNITEAMNWRYSTKEFDANKKISAADFQSLKDILRLSPSSTNIQPWHFVIADDEAGKSRIAKGTQGMFDFNTAKVKDASHVIIFCSRIYADDKFLHEVLDKEDADGRFAEPKFKEQMHQVRKMFLDIRRYEQKDEPHWLVEQVYLNMGALLLGAATLGIDAVPMEGADLKALDEEFELRSKGYTAVAVISLGYRSEDDFNADLPKSRLSEASIITKA; this comes from the coding sequence ATGAAAAACATCACTGAAGCCATGAACTGGCGTTACAGCACCAAAGAGTTTGATGCCAATAAAAAAATATCAGCAGCAGACTTTCAAAGTTTAAAGGATATCCTACGACTTAGCCCATCAAGCACTAATATTCAGCCTTGGCATTTTGTAATCGCTGATGATGAGGCTGGCAAGTCACGTATCGCAAAAGGTACACAAGGGATGTTTGATTTCAACACGGCAAAGGTGAAAGATGCCTCCCACGTCATTATTTTCTGTAGTCGTATCTATGCTGATGATAAATTTTTGCATGAAGTATTGGATAAAGAAGATGCTGATGGTCGCTTCGCAGAACCAAAATTCAAAGAGCAAATGCATCAAGTGCGCAAAATGTTTTTGGACATTCGTCGTTATGAGCAAAAAGACGAGCCACATTGGCTGGTCGAGCAAGTGTATCTGAATATGGGCGCATTATTGCTGGGTGCTGCTACTTTAGGCATTGATGCCGTACCGATGGAAGGTGCTGATCTAAAGGCACTCGATGAAGAATTTGAGCTACGTAGCAAAGGCTACACAGCCGTTGCCGTTATCTCACTTGGTTATCGTAGCGAAGACGATTTTAATGCTGATTTGCCAAAATCTCGATTGAGTGAAGCGAGCATAATTACTAAAGCGTAA
- a CDS encoding DsbA family oxidoreductase, whose product MEHSKQLFSEQPLRIDIVSDVVCPWCVIGYRQLAEALKQTNTEHEIHWHPFELNPNMPSAGQNMREHIMEKYGSSKQESDASRARLMEAGNEVGFTFNFNDDTRMHNTFNLHQLLHWADQKGRMHDLKQALFVAHFTNGRNISDNAVLADIAAETGLDRDEALAVLADQRFAKEVRAEEQHWQQQGIQSVPAVIFNKRHLVSGAQGVENFKTILQQLADMPD is encoded by the coding sequence ATGGAACATTCAAAGCAGTTATTCTCAGAGCAGCCACTACGCATAGATATCGTCTCAGACGTTGTTTGTCCTTGGTGCGTCATTGGTTACCGCCAGCTGGCAGAAGCCCTCAAGCAAACCAACACCGAACACGAGATTCACTGGCATCCGTTTGAGCTTAATCCAAATATGCCAAGCGCCGGACAAAATATGCGTGAACATATTATGGAGAAATATGGTTCGAGCAAGCAAGAATCTGATGCTAGCCGTGCTCGATTAATGGAAGCGGGTAATGAGGTTGGCTTTACGTTTAACTTTAACGATGACACGCGTATGCACAACACGTTCAACTTGCATCAATTGCTGCACTGGGCAGATCAGAAAGGTCGCATGCATGACTTAAAGCAGGCGTTATTCGTCGCTCACTTTACCAATGGTCGCAATATTTCTGACAATGCCGTGCTTGCTGACATTGCCGCTGAGACTGGCTTGGATCGTGATGAGGCGCTAGCCGTATTAGCAGACCAAAGATTCGCTAAAGAGGTGCGCGCAGAAGAGCAACATTGGCAACAACAAGGCATTCAAAGCGTCCCAGCGGTAATTTTTAATAAGCGCCATCTGGTTAGCGGTGCACAAGGCGTTGAGAATTTCAAAACTATCTTGCAGCAGTTGGCTGACATGCCAGACTAG
- a CDS encoding haloacid dehalogenase type II, which yields MSSDKSLPIIVFDVNETLLDITTLEPLFARLFGNKILLREWFAQLVLYSQTVTLSGLYTPFGELGVSALQMTADIHNVRLIDSDVDELKERMSKMPAHPDVVPALTKLRESGFRLVTLTNSANSASPTPLEKAGISHFFEQHFSVETVGKFKPAPETYQMVAHALSVELSDLCLVACHLWDTIGAQAAGCQGAFLTRPHNALLSASNVLAPDFVAADLTTLAEQIIFSTKK from the coding sequence ATGTCCTCCGATAAATCCCTTCCTATTATCGTGTTTGATGTCAATGAGACGCTACTCGACATTACCACTCTTGAGCCATTATTTGCTCGCCTATTTGGCAATAAAATACTACTAAGAGAATGGTTTGCGCAATTGGTGCTATATTCGCAAACCGTGACGTTATCAGGACTTTATACGCCTTTTGGCGAGCTTGGCGTCAGTGCCTTACAGATGACCGCTGATATTCATAACGTTAGGCTGATAGATAGTGATGTCGACGAATTAAAAGAACGTATGAGCAAAATGCCTGCTCACCCTGATGTAGTTCCAGCATTAACCAAGCTGCGTGAGTCAGGGTTTCGACTGGTAACGTTGACCAACTCAGCAAATAGCGCTTCCCCGACCCCACTTGAAAAAGCTGGCATCAGCCATTTCTTTGAACAGCATTTTAGTGTTGAAACTGTCGGCAAATTCAAGCCTGCGCCTGAGACTTATCAAATGGTCGCTCACGCATTGTCTGTTGAGTTGTCAGATTTATGCCTAGTCGCTTGTCATCTTTGGGATACGATTGGCGCTCAAGCGGCTGGCTGCCAAGGGGCGTTTCTCACGCGACCGCACAATGCTTTATTATCAGCGTCAAACGTTCTAGCGCCAGACTTTGTCGCAGCAGATCTAACCACGCTTGCCGAACAGATAATTTTTTCCACTAAAAAATAA
- a CDS encoding S-(hydroxymethyl)glutathione dehydrogenase/class III alcohol dehydrogenase produces MSDKFIKSKAAIAWGPNEPLSIEEVDVMLPRKGEVLVKIVASGVCHTDAFTLSGEDPEGVFPAILGHEGGGIVEQIGEGVTSVQVGDHVIPLYTAECGVCKMCTSGKTNLCSAVRETQGKGLMPDGTTRFYKDGEPIYHYMGCSTFSEYTVLPEISLAKVNKEAPLEEVCLLGCGVTTGMGAVMNTAKVEEGATVAIFGLGGIGLSAVIGAAMAKASRIIAIDINESKFELAKKLGATDCINPKDYDKPIQEVIVELTDGGVDYSFECIGNVDVMRSALECCHKGWGESVIIGVAGAGQEISTRPFQLVTGRVWRGSAFGGVKGRSELPGYVERYLAGEIPLQDFITHTMPLEDINEAFDLMHKGESIRTVIHF; encoded by the coding sequence ATGTCAGATAAATTTATTAAATCAAAAGCCGCCATTGCTTGGGGTCCAAATGAGCCACTATCTATCGAAGAAGTGGATGTCATGCTGCCCCGTAAAGGCGAAGTATTGGTAAAAATTGTTGCCAGTGGCGTCTGTCACACTGATGCATTTACGCTATCGGGTGAAGACCCAGAAGGCGTATTCCCAGCGATTTTGGGTCATGAAGGTGGCGGTATCGTTGAGCAAATCGGCGAAGGCGTCACCAGTGTGCAAGTCGGCGATCATGTCATTCCTTTATACACAGCAGAATGTGGCGTCTGTAAAATGTGTACCTCTGGTAAAACCAATCTTTGCTCAGCGGTACGCGAGACCCAAGGTAAAGGCTTAATGCCAGACGGCACTACGCGCTTTTATAAAGATGGTGAGCCAATTTATCATTATATGGGCTGCTCAACCTTCTCTGAATATACGGTGTTGCCTGAGATTTCTTTGGCGAAAGTGAACAAAGAAGCACCACTAGAAGAAGTCTGCTTATTGGGTTGCGGAGTCACGACTGGTATGGGTGCAGTGATGAATACGGCTAAGGTAGAAGAGGGTGCGACCGTTGCTATCTTTGGTCTAGGCGGCATTGGACTGTCAGCGGTCATCGGTGCGGCAATGGCAAAAGCCAGTCGTATCATTGCTATTGATATTAACGAGAGCAAATTTGAGCTGGCTAAAAAGCTTGGCGCAACCGACTGCATCAATCCTAAAGATTACGACAAACCGATTCAAGAAGTCATCGTTGAATTGACCGATGGCGGCGTTGATTATTCATTTGAGTGTATCGGTAACGTCGATGTCATGCGTTCAGCGCTTGAGTGCTGCCATAAAGGGTGGGGCGAGTCGGTCATCATCGGTGTCGCTGGTGCTGGACAAGAAATCTCTACTCGCCCATTCCAGTTAGTGACTGGTCGCGTCTGGCGCGGTTCAGCATTTGGCGGCGTAAAAGGTCGCAGTGAATTACCAGGTTATGTTGAGCGTTATTTGGCTGGTGAGATTCCACTACAAGACTTTATCACTCATACCATGCCATTAGAAGATATCAACGAAGCGTTTGATTTGATGCATAAAGGCGAGAGTATCCGTACGGTTATTCATTTTTAA
- a CDS encoding LysR family transcriptional regulator — translation MRWDGISEFVYVADYESFTRAAKELGISTAQVSRQISALEKRLNIKLLYRTTRKVSLTEEGRVFYQHCRGVLDGLDAAEQAVSNLQSKPQGRIKLTAPVTYGEQQLLPLINDFMVQYRDIEVTAFLSNQKIDLIDGGYDLAIRIGKLSDSTMMAKKLSRRTNFVCAAPAYLEKYGIPYSLSDLSQHNCLLGTRDYWHFIEDGKIDSGKNADKEKNLRVSGSVQYNSGHSLVDAALKGLGIVQLPDYYVQKYLASGELVSLLNNYREPEESIWAVYPHNRHLSPKIRLLVDYLAEHLV, via the coding sequence ATGCGCTGGGATGGTATTAGCGAATTTGTTTATGTAGCAGATTACGAAAGCTTTACGCGCGCGGCAAAAGAATTGGGCATTTCTACCGCGCAAGTCAGTCGGCAGATAAGCGCTTTAGAAAAGCGACTGAATATTAAACTGCTGTATCGCACGACGCGTAAGGTATCACTGACTGAAGAAGGTCGCGTGTTTTATCAGCATTGCCGCGGGGTGCTCGATGGCTTGGATGCGGCTGAGCAAGCAGTGAGCAATTTACAATCAAAGCCTCAAGGTAGGATTAAACTGACCGCTCCTGTCACTTATGGCGAGCAGCAATTATTGCCATTGATCAATGATTTCATGGTGCAATATCGCGATATCGAAGTGACGGCATTTTTGAGCAATCAAAAAATCGACCTCATTGATGGCGGTTATGATTTGGCGATTCGTATCGGCAAATTAAGTGATTCGACGATGATGGCAAAAAAGCTCAGCCGTCGTACCAATTTCGTCTGTGCCGCGCCTGCTTATCTCGAAAAATACGGCATACCATATTCTTTGAGCGATCTGAGTCAGCATAACTGCTTACTTGGCACGCGTGACTATTGGCACTTTATAGAAGATGGCAAAATAGATTCTGGAAAAAACGCTGATAAAGAAAAAAACCTGCGCGTGTCTGGCAGTGTCCAATATAACAGCGGTCACAGTCTAGTCGATGCTGCGTTAAAAGGTCTGGGTATCGTGCAGCTGCCTGATTATTATGTGCAAAAATACTTAGCATCAGGTGAGCTGGTCAGCTTACTGAATAACTATCGAGAGCCTGAAGAAAGTATCTGGGCTGTCTACCCGCACAACCGTCATTTGTCGCCAAAGATTAGACTGCTCGTCGATTATCTAGCAGAGCATTTGGTTTAG
- a CDS encoding DUF302 domain-containing protein, protein MLKILSIAALALAVSSCASVENILNTPDKAPSMPATMTAIDAEKGLVTLQSNHSVQDTADKLAAIIESKGMKVFARVDHQKNAQGVNLTLRPTQVIMFGNPKAGTPLMNCEQSVAIDLPQKILISEDADKKVWLSYNNPEYLKSRHNIKGCDTQLANIAKALDGVSKAAIAK, encoded by the coding sequence ATGCTTAAGATTCTCTCTATCGCTGCCCTAGCATTGGCAGTATCCTCTTGCGCCAGTGTTGAAAATATTTTAAACACGCCAGACAAAGCACCATCAATGCCAGCAACGATGACTGCTATCGATGCCGAAAAAGGCTTGGTTACGCTGCAAAGCAATCATTCCGTGCAAGATACTGCAGATAAACTGGCGGCAATTATTGAAAGCAAAGGTATGAAAGTATTTGCACGCGTCGATCATCAAAAGAACGCCCAAGGTGTCAATTTAACATTAAGACCGACGCAAGTGATTATGTTTGGTAATCCAAAAGCGGGTACGCCATTGATGAATTGCGAGCAAAGCGTCGCTATCGACTTACCACAAAAAATCCTCATCAGTGAAGATGCTGATAAAAAAGTTTGGTTGTCGTACAACAATCCCGAATACCTAAAGAGTCGTCACAATATCAAAGGTTGTGATACCCAATTGGCGAATATTGCAAAAGCCCTTGATGGTGTCAGTAAAGCCGCTATTGCAAAGTAA
- a CDS encoding DUF4031 domain-containing protein, translating into MAIYVDFMQIEFKGYKWCHMLADTLQELHDFAALIEVDKRLFHRNASYPHYDVTVQMRETAIQYGAIPAGRKKIIECAKKLKVELHEQIARSEDY; encoded by the coding sequence ATGGCGATATATGTGGATTTTATGCAGATAGAATTTAAAGGCTATAAGTGGTGCCATATGCTGGCAGATACCCTGCAAGAGCTGCATGATTTTGCCGCACTGATTGAAGTGGATAAGCGTTTATTCCATCGAAACGCCAGCTATCCGCACTATGACGTCACGGTACAAATGCGAGAAACGGCGATTCAATATGGCGCTATTCCTGCTGGTCGAAAAAAGATTATCGAATGTGCAAAGAAGTTAAAAGTAGAGTTGCATGAGCAAATAGCACGGTCTGAGGATTACTAA
- a CDS encoding transglutaminase family protein, with protein MTNRTNSKKLPTNDAENTFIGFPETSPTSFEQLALGQNVTDRALQDSAAKWTRKLFALPAYYWVLIAQITVILPHAAHLPFWLIGFAVVSIAAQLPSIKAKFKKTAHLKRVYQGMQMLGFLLGLAGLWLTYNTAFGLDMGVAFLVLCLISKLWEMYKRRDAYVVLNLSLFVLAALFLMDQGLVTTLEVIVGAVVILLAFIALNDDGNTRGDGRLRTLGVLGIGALPLLVLLFLFFPRLPPLWSVQLSGQQATTGVSDSMSPGDFANLGQSTELAFRVEFAENRPPQQQLYWRGLVFSDFDGITWRPSPQQRQWRPAPQMPSWIENAFATVPDSVKVAPTSYEIILEPTQQNWLFGLDYPFAQRQDVSITSNFTLLKDQPVTQQLRYEVLQFAPMRIDPVLSDELRRINLTLPADGNPQARALAQQLFAQSDSDPVRYMAAIERWINQTEFRYTLSPPRLNNNRIDEFLFETKAGFCEHYSSSFTFMLRAAGIPARVVAGYQGGELSRGGNVWEVRQKDAHAWTEVWLEGQGWVRVDPTAFVAPERVEQGMDALTQAQGAAMFGDGASAQISYQQYQMLQTLRRLSDQASYYWQKDVVGYDQDKQADSLLKWFNIRSIMQQIIWLAVSAITVMVILVFVIWQRRRKRWHPADQPLAQLSKRIGKADKSLARDESEGQLAWLERLARAVDDRTNDIGSYVNSDVNVSRSADSSKASKLTDSGHSDIVQAKIMQMRQDYRQLRYGRLSTLGTNHSEYQAVLKQLKKDASELF; from the coding sequence ATGACTAATAGGACCAACTCAAAAAAACTCCCTACAAATGATGCTGAAAACACATTTATAGGTTTTCCTGAAACAAGTCCCACGAGCTTTGAGCAGCTGGCACTGGGTCAAAACGTCACTGATCGTGCTCTACAGGATAGCGCTGCAAAATGGACTCGTAAGCTATTCGCCTTACCTGCTTATTATTGGGTACTAATTGCTCAAATTACCGTTATTTTACCTCATGCGGCGCATCTGCCGTTTTGGTTGATAGGTTTTGCGGTGGTCAGCATCGCCGCCCAGCTACCGTCTATAAAAGCTAAGTTTAAAAAAACAGCGCATTTAAAACGTGTCTATCAAGGCATGCAAATGCTCGGCTTTTTATTGGGGCTGGCAGGTCTATGGCTGACTTACAATACAGCGTTTGGACTGGATATGGGCGTGGCGTTTTTAGTGCTATGTCTCATTAGCAAATTGTGGGAGATGTATAAACGGCGTGATGCTTATGTGGTCCTAAATTTATCACTATTTGTCCTTGCCGCGCTGTTTTTGATGGATCAAGGTCTTGTTACGACTTTAGAAGTGATTGTTGGTGCAGTTGTCATTTTATTGGCATTTATTGCGCTTAATGATGACGGCAACACTCGCGGTGATGGTCGCTTGCGTACTTTGGGTGTGCTGGGTATCGGGGCATTACCGTTATTAGTCTTGCTATTTTTGTTCTTCCCGCGCTTGCCACCACTATGGTCAGTACAGCTATCAGGTCAGCAAGCAACCACTGGCGTGTCCGACAGTATGTCACCCGGTGATTTTGCCAATTTAGGACAATCGACTGAGCTGGCGTTTCGGGTAGAGTTTGCAGAGAATCGCCCGCCGCAACAGCAGTTATATTGGCGTGGTTTGGTGTTTAGCGACTTTGACGGTATTACATGGCGTCCTAGCCCTCAGCAACGACAATGGCGACCTGCACCGCAAATGCCATCTTGGATTGAGAATGCCTTTGCAACTGTTCCCGACTCAGTAAAAGTTGCGCCTACCAGCTATGAAATTATCCTAGAGCCGACGCAGCAAAACTGGCTATTTGGACTTGATTATCCTTTTGCCCAGCGCCAAGATGTCAGTATTACTTCAAACTTTACCTTATTAAAAGATCAGCCCGTCACTCAGCAGTTACGCTATGAAGTATTGCAATTTGCACCGATGCGTATTGACCCTGTTCTTTCGGATGAGTTGCGACGTATAAATCTTACACTACCAGCTGACGGAAATCCGCAAGCACGCGCACTGGCACAGCAGTTATTTGCGCAATCAGACTCAGACCCAGTGCGCTATATGGCGGCTATTGAACGCTGGATTAATCAAACAGAATTTCGTTATACGTTATCACCGCCACGGCTGAATAATAACCGTATTGACGAGTTTTTATTTGAGACCAAAGCGGGGTTTTGTGAGCATTATTCTTCCAGTTTTACCTTTATGCTGCGCGCCGCTGGCATACCCGCGCGCGTCGTCGCTGGCTATCAAGGTGGTGAGCTGAGTCGCGGTGGTAATGTGTGGGAGGTGCGGCAAAAGGATGCGCACGCTTGGACGGAGGTTTGGCTTGAGGGTCAAGGCTGGGTACGTGTCGATCCGACTGCCTTTGTTGCGCCTGAGCGTGTCGAGCAAGGAATGGATGCGCTGACGCAGGCACAAGGAGCGGCAATGTTCGGCGATGGCGCTAGCGCACAAATCAGCTATCAGCAATATCAAATGCTACAAACCTTACGCCGTCTGTCCGACCAAGCCAGCTACTATTGGCAAAAAGACGTCGTCGGTTACGATCAGGACAAACAAGCTGACTCGCTGCTTAAATGGTTTAATATCCGTTCAATCATGCAACAAATTATTTGGTTGGCAGTTAGTGCTATTACCGTCATGGTTATTTTGGTCTTTGTCATTTGGCAACGCCGCCGCAAGCGCTGGCATCCAGCAGACCAGCCGCTTGCACAGCTATCAAAACGTATTGGCAAAGCGGATAAATCACTTGCTCGTGATGAAAGTGAAGGTCAGCTGGCTTGGCTTGAGCGCTTGGCTAGGGCTGTTGATGACCGAACTAATGATATCGGTAGTTATGTAAATAGCGATGTAAATGTGTCACGTAGCGCTGATAGTAGTAAAGCTAGTAAGCTCACAGATAGCGGTCATTCAGATATTGTCCAAGCAAAAATCATGCAGATGAGGCAGGACTATCGTCAGCTCCGTTATGGGCGTCTAAGCACACTTGGAACCAATCATAGCGAATACCAAGCCGTACTCAAACAGCTAAAGAAAGATGCGAGTGAATTGTTTTAG